The DNA segment CAGGATTGGGAGTATCTCTTTGATTGGTTGGGTATGGTCAAGAGTGGATCGTTGGAACCAAAACCTGGTTTACCCACATCTTCGGGACATCTGGCGAAACTGAAAAATAGCCTGCTGCAAGAACCGGCCATTGCCATCATCCATACCCACTACCAGAATCCCAAGGCAGCAAAGAGGTTATCGCAACTCACCGGGATACCCGCTGTGGAACTTCCCTACACCGTGGGCGGCGCAGAGGGTGTAGACGATCTGTTCAGCCTGTTCGAGGTGACCCTGGATCGTCTGCTTGAGATGCTGCCGTGAACTGGGAGGGGCTCGACATCACTATCCTCGGACCAGCCTTCCTGGCAGGCCTGGTAGTGGCTTCCACCCACGTGCCCCTGGGTCGACAGGTGTTGAAGCGGGGGATCATCTTTCTCGATCTGGCGGTAGCGCAGACGGCAGGCATGGGTATTGTGGCCGCCCACAGCCTGCATTGGGAACCGGGGGGTTGGCAGGTCCAGCTGATTGCTGTCGGCGCTGCTGTGGCTGCAGCCTTTCTCATTCATCTGACCGAGCGTAAATGGCCGGAGATTCAAGAGGCATTGATTGGCAGTCTGTTTATCCTCGCCTCCAGTGGCAGCATCCTGCTGTTGGCCGCCAATCCCCATGGCGGGGAGCAGCTGAAGGAGCTGTTGGTGGGGCAGATCCTCTGGGTCGGCTACCAACAGATCATTCCCGTGGCGCTGCTCTATGCGCTCGTGCTCGGAGTATGGTTTTCACCCTTGCGCAAAGGCTCCACGCTGGTCTTCTACCTGCTGTTTGCAGTGGCCATCACCGCCTCTGTGCAACTGGTGGGTGTTTTTCTGGTCTTCGCCACCCTCATTCTCCCTGCCTTGGCTGTACGCCAGCGGGAGAGGAAAGCCGATTACTTCGGCTATTTGATTGCGGCAACAGGATATGGTTTGGGATTGGTGCTGGCTGCGCTGTTCGATCTGCCGGCAGGGGCAATGATCGTATATACCCTGGCGATAGCATCGCTCCTGGGTGGTTGGTTGCTGCGAGGGAAACCCGTCATACCGGAGACCGGAGTATCGTAAAGCTGCCACTTTTCAGAGAAAAACGGTGCGGCAAGCCGCACCCTACGGGCAATTTATATGTAGGGTGCGGCTTGCCGCACCGCCAATAGCTGAGTTGGAGTATTGATCTGGTTGGACTCTATTAGTATCCCGGCTTTGACTTGTCGATCCGCTGTGTATAGACTTCGCCAGCAGCGGATTTGTCCCAATAAGCCATTGATTTCATGACAACAAACCAGTCATGTGATCGAGTGGCTCATAGAGGGGCAGGTTCAACGGCACAAGCCGTCTATATTTAGCTATCAAATACATAGGGCCGGCCTCATTGGCGCCGGCTTTTTTAATTTCATGTGGCCTCTCGTATGGGCCACCACTGATGAGGAAGTAATATGCCCGTTATCTCTCTCCCCGATGGTTCCCAACGTGAATTCGATAAAGCGGTCACTGTGCACGAGATCGCCGCGGATATCGGTCCCGGACTAGCCAAGGCCGCTCTGGCCGGCCGGGTCGATGGTCGCCTGGTCGATACCTCCTATCTGGTCCAACAGGATTGTGAACTCGCCATCGTCACCAGCCGCGACGATGAGGCGTTGGAACTGATCCGTCACGACGCAGCCCATGTCATGGCACAGGCGGTCCAGGAGCTCTATCCCGGTACCCAGGTCACCATCGGGCCTGCCATCGAAGATGGTTTCTACTATGACTTTGCCCGGGACGACGCCTTTACCCCGGATGATCTGAAGAAGATCGAGCAGCGTATGCACGAGATCGTCAAGCGCAACCTGCCACTGCAACGGGAGGTGTGGGACAGGGAAGAGGCGATCCAAACCTTCGATTCGATCGGTGAGAAATATAAGGTCGAGATCATCAAGGAGTTCATCCCCGAAGGCGAGGAGGTTTCGATCTACCGCCAGGGGGATTGGTTCGATGTCTGCCGTGGACCCCATCTGCCCGGCACTGGGATACTCGGTAAGGGATTCAAGCTGATGAAGGTGGCGGGCGCCTATTGGCGGGGTGACTCCAACAATGAGATGCTGCAGCGCATCTATGGCACGGCCTGGCGTGACAAGAAGGAGCTGAAGGCCTATCTGCACCGCCTGGAAGAGGCGGAGAAAAGGGATCATCGCAAGATCGGCAAGGCCCAGGATCTCTTCCATACCCAGGAAGAGGCCCCCGGGATGGCCTTCTGGCACGATAAGGGATGGCGCATCTATCTCACGATTCAGGACTATATTCGCGATAAGCTGAAGGCTCACGGCTATCAGGAGGTGCATACCCCCCAGGTGATCGATCGCACCCTGTGGGAGAAATCGGGCCATTGGGAGAAGTTCCGGGACGATATTTTTATCACCGAGACCGACGACAGGGTCTACGCCATCAAGCCGATGAACTGTCCGGCCCATATCCAGATCTACAACCACGGGCTCAAGAGCTACCGGGACCTGCCCCTGCGCCTGGCGGAGTTTGGCTCCTGCCACCGCAACGAGCCGTCAGGCACCCTGCATGGCCTGATGCGGGTGCGCAACTTCGTACAGGACGATGCCCACATCTTCTGCAGCGAGGAGCAGATCCTGAGTGAAGTGCAGGCCTTCAATGATCTGCTGTTGGAAGTCTACCGGGATTTCGGCTTTGATGAGGTCTTGATCAAGCTATCCACTCGACCAGAAAAGCGTGTTGGATCAAATGAGGTATGGGATAAATCTGAGAAAGCACTTGAAGAAGCGCTAAACCACCAGGGATTGGATTGGGAGTTGCAGCCGGGGGAGGGTGCATTCTATGGACCGAAGATCGAGTTCTCCCTGCGCGACTGCCTCGGTCGGATCTGGCAACTGGGTACCATCCAGCTCGATTTCTCCATGCCTGAGCGGCTAGGTGCCAGCTATATCGCTGAAGATAACAGCAAAAAGGTCCCTGTAATGCTGCATCGGGCGATCCTCGGATCACTGGAACGTTTCATTGGAATCCTCATTGAACACTATGCCGGTGCGCTGCCTCTCTGGCTCGCCCCGGTACAGGCAGTTTTGTTGAATATCACCGATCGACAGAGCGAATATTTGCAAAAATGCCTCAAATCCCTGCGAAATAACGGTTTTCGAGTCGAATCGGACTTGAGAAATGAGAAGATTGGTTTTAAAATCCGCGAGCACACGTTGATGCGCGTGCCCTATCTGCTGGTCGTAGGTGATCGGGAGATGGAAGAGGGCACGGTAGCTGTTCGTACACGAGGAGGTGAAGATCTTGGCGCTATGCCAATCGAGGCTTTTATCGAACGTATGAATTCTGAAGTTACACAACGTGTGAGCTGAGTGTGAAGCACCGGTAGATCCGGTGCTTTTCTACTTTTCGGGTTTGGACTTTTTGGAGGGATAGGTTATCGCTGCTGTAAAAAAGCACCGTCTGAATGATGACATAACAGCTGGTGAGGTAAGACTCATTGGAGCTGATGGTGAACAGGTAGGTGTCGTCTCTATTGAACAGGCTCATGCAGCCGCTCGAGAGGCAGCACTGGATTTGGTGGAGATCGTGCCAAACGGGGAACCCCCTGTCTGTCGCGTCATGGATTATGGCAAGTTTCTTTTTGAACTGAAGAAACAGAAGCAGGCCGCCAAAAAGAAGCAGAAGCAGGTACACATCAAAGAGATCAAATTCAGGCCAGGGACAGGCGAAGGGGATTATCAGGTAAAACTGCGCAACCTGATACGTTTCCTTGAAGATGGGGACAAGACCAAGGTGACCATGCGTTTCCGCGGTCGTGAGCACGCTCACCGTGAGTTGGGTTTGGAACTTCTTGAACGGGTTGAAAAGGATCTGGCCGATTACGGTCAGATTGAACAGAAACCCATCATGGAGGGCCGCCAGATGGTGATGGTGCTGGGTCCAAAGAAAAAGTAACTTTTCTGGCGTCCGATGACGTCACAAATAGCGGAGTTTAAATACTATGCCTAAGATTAAGACAAACAGGGGTGCGGCCAAACGGTTCAAACGCACCTCATCCGGTTCGTTTAAACGCAACTGCTCCCATCGACGTCATATCCTGACCAAGAAGAGCACCAAGCGGAAACGCCAGTTGCGCGCACCCAATGCCATCGCAAAATCCGATGTGGCCATCGCCCGTCGTATGTTGCCCTACGCCTGAGTTAACGAATCGGATCTGAACAATGTCAAGAGTAAAACGTGGTGTACAAGCACACGCCCGCCATAAAAAGGTGCTTGAAGAAGCGAAAGGCTATTACGGCGCTCGCAGCAAGGTCTACCGTGTCGCCAAACAGGCAGTAATCAAGGCAGGTCAATATGCGTATCGGGATCGGCGTCAGAAAAAGCGTCAGTTTCGTGCCCTCTGGATTGCCCGTATCAATGCCGGAGCGCGTGAAAACGGACTCTCCTACAGCCGCATGATCAATGGTCTGCATCTGGCCAATATCGAGGTCGATCGTAAGATGCTCGCCGATCTGGCTGTCAATGACAAATCGGCATTTAGCGTGCTGGCGGAACAGGCCAAGGCCGCTCTTTCCAGCTAACTGCATGTCGTGAGGCCGGATCTAATCCGGCTGAAATGTGACCACAGAAAAGGGAAAGGCCTTGGGGGCTTTTCCCTTTTTTGCTTTGCAAATAAAGAATTATGAGTTTTGAGTTTTGAATTTTGAGTTATGAATTGATGTTTGCGCTCCGCGCAGGCTGTTTGTTTTCATGGAAAGACAAAAACCAAATAAGCGTGCAGCGAAGCGAACACCGAAATTCATAATTCAAAATTCAAAATTAATTGTCGGGGTTAGTTGATGGATGATTCCAGTTTGAATATTGATGGCCTGATCGAAGCGGCTGAAAGCGCAATCGCCGCTGCGGACAGCCTTCCCCTGCTCGACGAAGTACGGGTTGGTTATCTGGGTAAAAACGGTCAGTTGACCTCGCAGCTGAAAAAACTGGGGGCACTGCCACCCGAGCAGCGACCCCAGGCGGGGCAGGCGATCAACAAGGCCAAACAGGCCCTGCAGCAGGCCATCGAGGCGCGCAAGACCGCGTTGGAAGGCGAGGCACTCAGCAAACGGCTTGCCGCAGAGAGGATCGATGTCACCTTACCTGGACGAGGCGTGCAACGTGGCGGTCTGCATCCGGTGACTCGCACACTGGAGCGCATGCAGCGGTTATTCGAGCATGCCGGCTTCGAGACTGTGGAGGGACCGGAGATCGAAGACGATTACCACAACTTCGAGGCGTTGAATATTCCCGAACATCATCCTGCGCGGGCGATGCATGATACCTTCTATTTCGATGCCCACCTGTTGTTGCGCACCCATACCTCTCCGGTACAGATACGTACCATGGAGCAGGGTGAGCCACCATTCAGGATCATCGCCCCGGGACGGGTCTATCGTTGTGATTCGGACCTGACGCACACACCCATGTTCCATCAGGTGGAGGGCTTTCTGGTCGACCGGGATGTCTCCTTCGCTGACCTGAAGGGGGTGCTCTACGATTTTTTCAGCAGTTTTTTCGAGCGCGAGCTTAAGCTGCGTTTTCGTCCCTCCTACTTTCCCTTCACCGAGCCCTCCGCGGAGGTCGATATCGAGTGTGTGATGTGTGGTGGCGAAGGGTGTCGGGTATGCAGCCAAACCGGATGGTTAGAGGTGCTGGGTTGCGGCATGATCCACCCGGAGGTGTTCAGGCATGTGGGTATCGACAGTGAAAAATATACCGGTTACGCCTTCGGCATGGGCGTCGAGCGGATGACCATGCTGCGCTATGGCGTTAACGATCTGCGGCTCTTCTTCGAGAACGATCTACGTTTTCTCAGGCAGTTTGCCTAGTAGATATATAACGCAAAGACCGCAAAGGACCAACTATTACTATCTTGGCCTGGTTAGCATTTCCTTGCGTACTTTGCGTTTAATTGTGAACTTTGGGTTATAAACGATATTAACCAAACAAGAACGGTGATAAATGAAATTCAGTGAAGCCTGGTTGCGTGAATGGGTCGATCCCTCGGTAACCACTCAGGAATTAGCCGATCAGTTGAGTATGGCGGGCCTTGAGGTCGATTCGGTCGACGTCGTGGCCGCTGATTTCAGTGGTGTGGTCGTGGGTGAGGTGCTCAGCCGTGAACAGCATCCCGATGCGGACAAGCTCAGTGTTTGCGCCGTGAACCTGGGTGAAGGCGAGCCACTGCAGATCGTCTGTGGCGCCCGGAATGTGGCTGCGGGCATGCGGGTCCCTGTGGCCACCGTTGGGGCATTGCTACCGGGTGATTTCAAGATCAAGAAAGCCAAATTACGCGGTGTGGCGTCATTCGGTATGATCTGCTCCGCCAGTGAGCTGGGACTGGCCGAGAGTTCGGACGGGATCATGCCGCTACCCGTCGATGCCCCGATCGGTGAGGATTTCCGAAGCTATCTGCAGCTTGAGGATAAGGCCATCGATGTGGATCTGACCCCGGACCGGGGCGATTGTCTCGGATTGGCGGGCATCGCCAGGGAGGTGGGTGTGATCAACCGTTGTCCGGTGACAGCGCCTGCAATGCAGACGGTTACGGCAACTGTCGAGGATAAGGTGGCTGTGGATCTGGAGGCGGATGAGGCCTGTCCGCGTTACCTCTGCCGGGTGGTTCGGGATGTGGATATCAATGCCCCGACACCCTTGTGGATGCAGGAAAGATTGCGTCGCAGCGATATCCGCAGCC comes from the Candidatus Thiodiazotropha sp. CDECU1 genome and includes:
- a CDS encoding metal ABC transporter permease, with amino-acid sequence MNWEGLDITILGPAFLAGLVVASTHVPLGRQVLKRGIIFLDLAVAQTAGMGIVAAHSLHWEPGGWQVQLIAVGAAVAAAFLIHLTERKWPEIQEALIGSLFILASSGSILLLAANPHGGEQLKELLVGQILWVGYQQIIPVALLYALVLGVWFSPLRKGSTLVFYLLFAVAITASVQLVGVFLVFATLILPALAVRQRERKADYFGYLIAATGYGLGLVLAALFDLPAGAMIVYTLAIASLLGGWLLRGKPVIPETGVS
- the thrS gene encoding threonine--tRNA ligase, which encodes MPVISLPDGSQREFDKAVTVHEIAADIGPGLAKAALAGRVDGRLVDTSYLVQQDCELAIVTSRDDEALELIRHDAAHVMAQAVQELYPGTQVTIGPAIEDGFYYDFARDDAFTPDDLKKIEQRMHEIVKRNLPLQREVWDREEAIQTFDSIGEKYKVEIIKEFIPEGEEVSIYRQGDWFDVCRGPHLPGTGILGKGFKLMKVAGAYWRGDSNNEMLQRIYGTAWRDKKELKAYLHRLEEAEKRDHRKIGKAQDLFHTQEEAPGMAFWHDKGWRIYLTIQDYIRDKLKAHGYQEVHTPQVIDRTLWEKSGHWEKFRDDIFITETDDRVYAIKPMNCPAHIQIYNHGLKSYRDLPLRLAEFGSCHRNEPSGTLHGLMRVRNFVQDDAHIFCSEEQILSEVQAFNDLLLEVYRDFGFDEVLIKLSTRPEKRVGSNEVWDKSEKALEEALNHQGLDWELQPGEGAFYGPKIEFSLRDCLGRIWQLGTIQLDFSMPERLGASYIAEDNSKKVPVMLHRAILGSLERFIGILIEHYAGALPLWLAPVQAVLLNITDRQSEYLQKCLKSLRNNGFRVESDLRNEKIGFKIREHTLMRVPYLLVVGDREMEEGTVAVRTRGGEDLGAMPIEAFIERMNSEVTQRVS
- the infC gene encoding translation initiation factor IF-3, whose protein sequence is MGADGEQVGVVSIEQAHAAAREAALDLVEIVPNGEPPVCRVMDYGKFLFELKKQKQAAKKKQKQVHIKEIKFRPGTGEGDYQVKLRNLIRFLEDGDKTKVTMRFRGREHAHRELGLELLERVEKDLADYGQIEQKPIMEGRQMVMVLGPKKK
- the rpmI gene encoding 50S ribosomal protein L35; translation: MPKIKTNRGAAKRFKRTSSGSFKRNCSHRRHILTKKSTKRKRQLRAPNAIAKSDVAIARRMLPYA
- the rplT gene encoding 50S ribosomal protein L20, with translation MSRVKRGVQAHARHKKVLEEAKGYYGARSKVYRVAKQAVIKAGQYAYRDRRQKKRQFRALWIARINAGARENGLSYSRMINGLHLANIEVDRKMLADLAVNDKSAFSVLAEQAKAALSS
- the pheS gene encoding phenylalanine--tRNA ligase subunit alpha gives rise to the protein MDDSSLNIDGLIEAAESAIAAADSLPLLDEVRVGYLGKNGQLTSQLKKLGALPPEQRPQAGQAINKAKQALQQAIEARKTALEGEALSKRLAAERIDVTLPGRGVQRGGLHPVTRTLERMQRLFEHAGFETVEGPEIEDDYHNFEALNIPEHHPARAMHDTFYFDAHLLLRTHTSPVQIRTMEQGEPPFRIIAPGRVYRCDSDLTHTPMFHQVEGFLVDRDVSFADLKGVLYDFFSSFFERELKLRFRPSYFPFTEPSAEVDIECVMCGGEGCRVCSQTGWLEVLGCGMIHPEVFRHVGIDSEKYTGYAFGMGVERMTMLRYGVNDLRLFFENDLRFLRQFA